The Marinomonas sp. CT5 genome contains the following window.
TATATCTGTATAACGTAAAGGCACTTCACCAACAGCACGAGCTTGATTCATCTCTTGTAGAGAACCAAAAACATATATACGACCTTCCATACGCATTTCGCCATAGAAAGACTCTGCACCATTTAGTTCACCGTCATACATTTCAACAGCAGCGATGCCCGACATTTTTTTCTTATCTGCGTTAGTTAGACCAAAAACAACGGTTTCACCTTTTGGGCCCGCCCCAATACGCACTTTACGATAAGATGTTTCACCAACCTGTAAAAAGTCTTCATACACACCACGATCATCAAACACATAAATACGACCTTCATGATGCACTTCGTACAAATCATCATTGTTCAAAGACATTGTTTCAGCTGTAGGCTTGGTATCATGCTTTTTTACCGTTTCACCACAAGCAGTTAAAAGAGTTAATGCAATTAAACTGGTTGCAACAGGTAAGAATTTCAATTTCATGGTTTAGCTCCTAGGTTAGATTTACACCCACCTTAAAAGCAAAAAATGACACAATCATTACACTATAGTGACAATACGCTGTCATTTTCATCTGACCTGACGAGAAATCACAACCAGTTAGTCAGCATAATACCAATACCAAGTGATTGTGTTTGATGATTGTAATCCAATAGAGATTGTCCGTAGCCGTTAAAATACTGAATGTAACCGCGTGTTTTACCCCATAATGGAAAATTAAATCCCACCTGTATCGCACCTCGATTATTAGAAGATTTCAGATTATTTCTCAGCATAATATCAATGCTGTAATCATCGATAATGTGGATTAAATTAAATTCACCATAGCCGTAATAGTTTTCGATATCTGGGTTGTCATCCATATCTTTGCTTTCAGGAATGCGATACCAAGGCTTAAATGAAAAAGCAGTATCACCATGCTCAAACAAAAAATCCATATAAAATCGATTCCAAGAACGCGAGAGATCTCCAGACTGTCCATTGGATTGATGAACAAAACCATAGGAAATATAATCTGGATTGATACCTAAAAATCCATGTTTTGGCTTAGTAACAATGAAAGCTTCAGGCTCATGATTGGTATCACGAAATGGTGCTGAAATTGTACTGTTATAAGCCTGCCAATAGGCCTGTTGCGTATAAGCAAACCAGAGGCTAGTGTCTCGTCCCACTACGTCATAGGCAACTGGAAACTTAAAACTCAACTGAAATTTAAACTCCACACTGTCCAAACTTTCAGAGTCTGTTTTATTCCCTAAAAAGGCCCGATCATTAGGATTAGACGTATAAGCAATTGGCAAAAAATAATTTGGCTTATGAGGTGTTAATACAAACGGGTTATTGACCGTTGCCGCTTCTCGATTCTCTCTTTGTTGCAACAACCCTTTGTCTTCTTTAGCACGTTTGGAGATTGACTCAGGCACCTGAGGCTCTTCTGGTGAGTATGAAGTATCTTCTTCACTCACATCAGGACTCGTATTTTTCGAGGCACTAGATGTAACGTCCTCTGACTTAATTGGCTCCACTTGAGCCCAAAGCAAACTTGGAACAAGCATCATTGAACAGACAATGGCTTTCATTATTAGGACCTTATAAGTGAAAAGCTCTATATTAAGGAGAAAGAATAACCTTTTTGGCATAGGCTTCTCGCTCCATTTCACACACTTCAACGGAAAAGCTAACATCCTTTAATGAAAACTGTATTAAAGCTTCAAGAACGAAATGAGAAAGCTGCTGTCTCTGCTCCAATGACCGTCCCGAAAGCACTCTCAACACAACATGCACGAAAGCATCTTCTTTCCCAGCCATTAAAAAGTTCTTATACGGAACACTACGCAATTTTATATCTTCTTCCATAAACAGTTGAGATGCTATACACGCACCTTTTACGGCCTCTAATAAATCTGCCGGTGGCACTTCTTGTTCTAAGTTTTGACTGTATTCAACAATACAATGCGGCATATCAGACTCCCTTTTATATATTTTATTTCATTAATAACCGCGAAGTAGATCAACAGCGGGAGGGATATTTCCCGTCAATCGGTACGCTTTTATATTCTTAGCAACAATCTCACTTGCACTTACAAGGTGTGTAGGCGCAGAAATATGAGGCAACACAGTCACACGATCATGTTTCCAGTAAGCATGTTCCTGTGCCAAAGGTTCTTGTACAAAGACATCTAATACTGCATGAGACATATCCCCTGTCTCCAATTTTTTTAGCAAGGCTTCGTCATCAATAACTGGCCCGCGAGCAAAATTGATCAGACTGGCTCCAATAGGTAGAAATGATAGATTTTGCTGTCCCATTAAACCTTGTGTTTCTTTCGTCAAAGGTAAAAGACAAACGAGTATATCAGTTTGTTTTAACAAATGAGTTAATCCATCCTCTCCATAAAAACACTCAACTCCATCAATCTGCTTGGGGTGACGACTCCAACCAGCAACAGAAAAACCGTTGGCCGCCAAACGTTGTGCACTGACTCTTCCAAGCTCCCCTAATCCCAGTACACCAATTCGACGGTCTTTAGCATGCACCATAGGTTGTTGTTGCCAAACGGTATTGGCTTGCTGCTTTGCATAAATTGGCATGTCTCGATGAAGGTAAAGTGTCCATGCTAGAACGGCTTCCGACATGGTTGCAGAAAGATTTTCATCAATTAACCGAACAATTGAAAAAGGAGGAGACTCTAATTCATTCAACATGCGTTCAACCCCAGCCCAAACACTGTGCACCCATTTCAATGAAGGTAACGAAAGTAAATCGCTAGGGTTGGGGTTAGCAACAATCGCGATATCACATTGCAGACGTTGCTCTAACGTTAAATCATTTAAAGGGACAATCACTTCATTCGGCATGGCCGCAGAAAGCTGCTCTATCCAATTCGTTTGCTCAGCCACATCCGCACGACTAACAAAAGGAATCATTTTTCATACACCTGAGTCAGATCTTTGAAGCCTTTTAATTCAATGGCATTACCACTTGGGTCCTTAAAAAACATCGTCCATTGTTCACCTGGTAGCCCTTCAAAACGAACGCTTGGAGCAAGGTCAAAGACCACATTCGCTTCGGTTAAACGTTTAGCGACTTTTTGCCAATCATCTAACGCTAAAATCAAACCAAAATGAGGCATGGGAACCAGGTGGTCCCCTACTCGACCAGTGTTTGTTGTTTGCGCTGGCACGCCTAAATGAAGTGATAGTTGATGACCATAAAAGTCAAAGTCTATCCATGTATCACTACTACGACCTTCAGCACAGCCTAAAATCTGAGTATAAAAAGCTCGAGTCTCTTCTAATGAGGTCACATGAAAGGCGTAATGGAACAAAGCGGACATAGGCATTCCTAAAAATCATAAATAGGTCTAAAAAATACAGCAAGCAGGCCAAAAGTAAACATAAGGAGGCTATACCGATACAAATAGCAAGTATTAGAAAAAGGAATAACTATCTGCTTAATTTAAGTCTTTAATGGATCCAACTGTAAGCCAATTAGCATTGATTAAAGCCATCACACTCCATTGCTAGTCAGTTTTTGTCGCCAAGCACACTTTTAAATGTTTCCTTGTATCAATGCTTTGTCACTTTTCATGGCGATTTGTATCAATTTGAAAAGCGATATATACACTCAAAAAAGTTTTTATATACTCAAAAGACAGTCATTGAATTTTTAGATTTTTCTAACTATTTATTTTTATTGACTACACTTATGGCTATTGAATGTGACAGATATTTTAAGGACAAAAATTTTGCGACTTCTTTTGATTCATTGTTTTACATTGGTTATAGCAGGGATTCTAGTTTATGAATCTTTATTGTGGGAAGCACTTGCTCTTCTCGCAGCTTCCGGTTTTATTCCAGCTTTACTAACAAAATCCTCCCAAAAAGCTGCCAACAATTCAGGTGACATTGAAGAGGCAGCAACGGACAAAGATCCAACCGCCAAAGTGGATCCCATTCAAGCCGATCACGTTTCTATTCCTGAAGCGCTTTTTAGCCGAGATTTGGTTCCTCTGTTAAATGTTTGTGGTGAAGATCTTAGCAATGTCCATGCAACGCAAAAAAATGCGGTAGAAGTACTCAACAATGCATTTGTTGAAACAAATACATTAATTGACCAACAAGCAAGCTGCATTCATCGCTTAGTTGAAACAGACTCTGACGAAAATAAGTACTACAGCGAAGTCATGCGGGAGTTTGCAGCACAAACCGCCACGACATTAGATAAGTTTATTGAAAGCACCATCGAAATGTCAGCCTCATCAATGGAGTTACTTTCAAAAGTAAACGAAATACATGATGAAATGCCTGAAATAGCCAAAGCGCTAAAGGACATAGATGACATTGCTGACCAAACCAACCTTCTTGCCCTCAATGCAGCGATTGAGGCCGCCCGTGCAGGTGAAGCAGGACGAGGATTCGCCGTCGTAGCAGATGAAGTTCGATCTCTATCGAACCGATCCTCAGGCTTTAGTGTTGCCATTCAAGCTCGTCTCAAAAAAATCCAAGATCAGGTCTCAAGCTTAACAAAAGCTATGGAACATTTAGCCGCTCATGATGTGACTTACATTATGGAGTCTAAAAAGACCATGAACAGTGCCTTAGAGCATATTGTTAGCAAAGCAGAAAGTGATGCTGAAATCACGCTAGAACTCGAACAACTAGCTAAATCCTTAGAGTCCGCCATTTTCGATGCAACCAGAGCCCTACAGTTTGATGATATCAATGGTCAAAATATTGAATACACCATTGAAGTACTCAACTTCATGGGAGAGCAATTAAGCTCGGTTGATGATCAGTCTTCAGACAATATTGAACATGTACTAAGGGATAAATTAGAAATAATCAAACAACGTAGCCAGCAAAAGCACAATCCTGTTTCTCAGAAAAACATTGAAAGTGGCGACATTGATTTATTTTAAATAAGGATGCGAGGTTTATATGTCTGAAAACATAGTAATTAATTTGCCTGAAAGATTCGATTTTAGTACTCACGGATGGTTTACCAAAGCTTACGAGGACGCTTTAACGAAATCAAAAACCATTGTATTGGATTTTTCTCGAGTTACCTATGTCGACTCTTCGGCATTGGGAATGATGGTTCTGTTCCACCGACAACTAAGTACCAAGACCGGTAAAGGCGTCATTCGCAATGTGAACGGTACAGCAAAAGATATTTTAGACATGGCTAATTTTGAGAAGTTATTTAGCTATGAGTAATGCAAGCAAAGTTCTTTTATTAGAGGATAACGCCTCCAGCCGCTTAATAGTGTCGAAAGCACTTGAAAGGAAAGGTATTGAGGTGGTCTTAACATCGACGCTGGAAGAAGTGCGTCAATGCTTTGGCGATAGCTCTATAAAACTTTTCTTATTAGATGTACACCTGCCAGATGGTATGTCCGATGAACTGATTCCAGAGATTCGTCAACTTTACCCTATGGCACCGATTCTGATGATTACCGCAGAATACGATACCGCTCACATGGCACAACTGTTTGATGCTGGCGTAAAAGACTTTATTCAAAAACCCATTCTTCCCTTGCTTTTATCAAATAAAGTACAAAGTTTTCTAGACTGGTCAGAAGTCGAACAAGCACTATTCAGAGCAAACGAAAACTACCTTTCAATCATGCAAGAAAAAGAACAAGAGGAAGAGCTTGCTTTCTTTGTCTACGATCACATTTTAAACACCCACTCATACCAAATAGAAGGGGTGAATGTTGCAACCCTGTCCAGTGGCAGGTTTTGCGGAGACATTTTGATCTCTGCTAAATCTCCCAACGGCAATTTAATTATTATGCTTGGAGACGCCACAGGTCATGGCATGGCCGCTGCACTGACTATTTATCCTATGGTAGTAACCTTTCATGCCATGGTGAAAAAAGGTTTATCAACAGGTGCGATTTTATGTGAGCTCAGCGACAAACACGCTGAAACCGTACCAAGCAATCGTTTTTTCGCCTGCATTTTGATTGAAATATCTTTATCAAAAAACACCATTAGCATCTGGAATGGCGGCATGCCAAACGTGCTTATTTTCGATAAAAAGCAAAATCTTATCGATAAAATTCCAGCAAAAAATATGGCAATAGGTATTTTGCCAACGAATGATATCAATACGAAGTTTGAAACATTTTCTTTAGATAGTATTGAGTACATTTCATTTTTTAGTGATGGCCTGATTGAAAATAAAATGAATGAAAGCGCGATGCTCAACTTTAATGAAGCCTACTCCATAATTGCCGAGTTCCCTGACGACCCTGCTTACACAATAACTCGCATGCATGCGATGGAAGCAGATTTAACCGTTAGCCATGATGACATGACCCTTTGCAGCTTAAATCTTGAGGTATTAAAGAAAGAACTCTCTGATAAGCCGCTCCCAAAACAAAGTCCAAAAGGCAACTTTTCATTTAATTTTGAATTAAATGGCGACGCATTGCTCAACGAGAACCTCACTTTAAAACTCATTGAGCTGCTTGAAACTTATGGTTTTTCTCAGTCATTTTGCCAAAAAGTATTTACGGTTCTGACTGAATTGCTTGTTAACTCAGTGGATCATGGCATTTTAAACGTTGATTCTAGCCTGAAAAAAACAGACTTCATCTCTTACCTAGACCATAGAACGGCTGCGATTAATCAGCTGAGTAATCAACAGAATATCACCGTATCGGTTCGTTGGGACTCACAACAAAAAGCGCTTTTACTGACCGTCTCGGACTCTGGTAGCGGCTATCAAATGGAGAAAGAAATTACAGCTTCGAATGATCAAACCTATGGGAGAGGCTTAAGCATTATAAATACTTTATGCAATGACTTTACCTATGATCATAACACCAACACAACACATACAACCTTACGATATTAGGATGAATTATGAGTAAAAAACTACTTATTGTTGATGACTCCCCTTCTGTTCGCCAAATGGTCGAAATGACTCTTAAAGGTGCTGGTTATACAGTGCAAA
Protein-coding sequences here:
- a CDS encoding SpoIIE family protein phosphatase, whose translation is MSNASKVLLLEDNASSRLIVSKALERKGIEVVLTSTLEEVRQCFGDSSIKLFLLDVHLPDGMSDELIPEIRQLYPMAPILMITAEYDTAHMAQLFDAGVKDFIQKPILPLLLSNKVQSFLDWSEVEQALFRANENYLSIMQEKEQEEELAFFVYDHILNTHSYQIEGVNVATLSSGRFCGDILISAKSPNGNLIIMLGDATGHGMAAALTIYPMVVTFHAMVKKGLSTGAILCELSDKHAETVPSNRFFACILIEISLSKNTISIWNGGMPNVLIFDKKQNLIDKIPAKNMAIGILPTNDINTKFETFSLDSIEYISFFSDGLIENKMNESAMLNFNEAYSIIAEFPDDPAYTITRMHAMEADLTVSHDDMTLCSLNLEVLKKELSDKPLPKQSPKGNFSFNFELNGDALLNENLTLKLIELLETYGFSQSFCQKVFTVLTELLVNSVDHGILNVDSSLKKTDFISYLDHRTAAINQLSNQQNITVSVRWDSQQKALLLTVSDSGSGYQMEKEITASNDQTYGRGLSIINTLCNDFTYDHNTNTTHTTLRY
- a CDS encoding 5-carboxymethyl-2-hydroxymuconate Delta-isomerase — its product is MPHCIVEYSQNLEQEVPPADLLEAVKGACIASQLFMEEDIKLRSVPYKNFLMAGKEDAFVHVVLRVLSGRSLEQRQQLSHFVLEALIQFSLKDVSFSVEVCEMEREAYAKKVILSP
- a CDS encoding phospholipase A encodes the protein MKAIVCSMMLVPSLLWAQVEPIKSEDVTSSASKNTSPDVSEEDTSYSPEEPQVPESISKRAKEDKGLLQQRENREAATVNNPFVLTPHKPNYFLPIAYTSNPNDRAFLGNKTDSESLDSVEFKFQLSFKFPVAYDVVGRDTSLWFAYTQQAYWQAYNSTISAPFRDTNHEPEAFIVTKPKHGFLGINPDYISYGFVHQSNGQSGDLSRSWNRFYMDFLFEHGDTAFSFKPWYRIPESKDMDDNPDIENYYGYGEFNLIHIIDDYSIDIMLRNNLKSSNNRGAIQVGFNFPLWGKTRGYIQYFNGYGQSLLDYNHQTQSLGIGIMLTNWL
- a CDS encoding STAS domain-containing protein, translating into MSENIVINLPERFDFSTHGWFTKAYEDALTKSKTIVLDFSRVTYVDSSALGMMVLFHRQLSTKTGKGVIRNVNGTAKDILDMANFEKLFSYE
- a CDS encoding methyl-accepting chemotaxis protein; its protein translation is MRLLLIHCFTLVIAGILVYESLLWEALALLAASGFIPALLTKSSQKAANNSGDIEEAATDKDPTAKVDPIQADHVSIPEALFSRDLVPLLNVCGEDLSNVHATQKNAVEVLNNAFVETNTLIDQQASCIHRLVETDSDENKYYSEVMREFAAQTATTLDKFIESTIEMSASSMELLSKVNEIHDEMPEIAKALKDIDDIADQTNLLALNAAIEAARAGEAGRGFAVVADEVRSLSNRSSGFSVAIQARLKKIQDQVSSLTKAMEHLAAHDVTYIMESKKTMNSALEHIVSKAESDAEITLELEQLAKSLESAIFDATRALQFDDINGQNIEYTIEVLNFMGEQLSSVDDQSSDNIEHVLRDKLEIIKQRSQQKHNPVSQKNIESGDIDLF
- a CDS encoding VOC family protein; protein product: MSALFHYAFHVTSLEETRAFYTQILGCAEGRSSDTWIDFDFYGHQLSLHLGVPAQTTNTGRVGDHLVPMPHFGLILALDDWQKVAKRLTEANVVFDLAPSVRFEGLPGEQWTMFFKDPSGNAIELKGFKDLTQVYEK
- a CDS encoding glyoxylate/hydroxypyruvate reductase A; translation: MIPFVSRADVAEQTNWIEQLSAAMPNEVIVPLNDLTLEQRLQCDIAIVANPNPSDLLSLPSLKWVHSVWAGVERMLNELESPPFSIVRLIDENLSATMSEAVLAWTLYLHRDMPIYAKQQANTVWQQQPMVHAKDRRIGVLGLGELGRVSAQRLAANGFSVAGWSRHPKQIDGVECFYGEDGLTHLLKQTDILVCLLPLTKETQGLMGQQNLSFLPIGASLINFARGPVIDDEALLKKLETGDMSHAVLDVFVQEPLAQEHAYWKHDRVTVLPHISAPTHLVSASEIVAKNIKAYRLTGNIPPAVDLLRGY